One genomic region from Chthonomonas calidirosea T49 encodes:
- a CDS encoding metalloregulator ArsR/SmtB family transcription factor: MRGERTPDALSRALAEPSRRAILESLQFGRRTVTELVRATGLKQPNVSNHLAKMRQQGLVRAERVGRFVYYSLAMPFADVLLRMHEIAASATSAPQSSTPNPSTEVSSVNPPSLEQVAAWRKTLLDALLQGEESTAVILVNSMLAQGVTMPFIYEEIFQFCLQQIGEMYQQGLTDEAHEHLASAIVERLMARIAQFYTPIALVGCRAVLGCVAGNWHQLGLRMIADSLHALGWETLFLGANVPTPSFVEIVRSAKPNLVVVSVAMQEQWDEAQRLLQHLNKLRQEHAFLIAVGGHYIDDHPELVPQGEGFLSAPTLSRFLEYIRARWPKGCYEETETSRNTDDG, translated from the coding sequence ATGCGAGGGGAACGAACCCCCGACGCTCTCTCTAGAGCTCTGGCCGAACCTTCGCGTCGCGCCATTCTAGAGAGCCTTCAGTTCGGACGCCGCACGGTAACAGAGCTTGTGCGAGCGACCGGCTTGAAGCAACCGAATGTATCTAACCATTTGGCGAAGATGCGCCAACAAGGCCTTGTACGGGCTGAACGTGTGGGCCGATTTGTCTACTACTCCCTTGCCATGCCCTTCGCCGATGTGCTTCTTCGCATGCATGAGATCGCCGCCTCCGCAACTTCAGCCCCCCAATCCTCCACCCCAAACCCCTCTACAGAGGTATCTTCGGTGAATCCGCCTTCGCTAGAGCAAGTTGCTGCGTGGCGCAAAACTCTTCTCGATGCGCTCTTACAGGGAGAAGAGTCCACCGCCGTCATCCTCGTTAACTCGATGCTCGCTCAAGGCGTTACTATGCCTTTCATCTACGAGGAGATCTTTCAGTTTTGCTTGCAGCAGATCGGTGAGATGTACCAACAGGGTCTTACCGATGAAGCGCACGAGCATCTCGCTTCGGCCATCGTCGAGCGTCTTATGGCTCGGATCGCTCAGTTCTACACTCCCATTGCCCTCGTTGGGTGCCGTGCTGTGCTAGGCTGCGTCGCAGGGAACTGGCATCAGCTTGGCCTACGCATGATCGCCGATAGCCTGCACGCCCTCGGATGGGAAACCCTCTTTTTGGGGGCCAATGTTCCCACCCCTAGTTTCGTGGAGATTGTGCGTTCGGCCAAACCCAACCTTGTGGTCGTATCCGTCGCCATGCAAGAGCAATGGGACGAGGCTCAGCGCCTTCTACAGCATCTCAACAAGTTGCGTCAGGAGCATGCGTTTCTTATTGCTGTGGGTGGTCACTATATTGACGATCACCCCGAGCTCGTTCCCCAAGGCGAGGGTTTTCTCTCGGCCCCTACTCTCTCCCGATTTTTAGAGT
- a CDS encoding DUF1800 domain-containing protein, with protein sequence MSAEVHSQDYQRMAHLLRRAGFGADRDTVLACLKEGFDATIHKLVHYDEVLGPDTFEAMEDRQLNDILDQNNIADLQIWWLNRMVQTDRPLQEKMTLFWHGHFATAYSKVNSARLMFQQNQLFRRHAVGNFHELTLAVSKDPAMIWYLDNNTNRKGHPNENYARELMELFTLGIGHYTEQDVRESARAFTGWTFNRLTGEYVFLPRQHDDGIKTFLGQTGNFNGDDIVNIIMQQPACAPFICTKLFKFFIHENPTPEEVRPFAEIFRKSNYEIKPVLEAMFRSPVFYSEKAMWSKVKSPTDFVVSAVRATGAQVPVRFLPAAMRAMNQELFNPPSVKGWDGGLTWINTTTLMARFNFAMQLARLNEENQPLLASLEQQIAENQLRSAEAIVDYLAERVLHRPVMEKTRDILVNYMNTERTGTYQPFTIANTGRIPRDKLMKVHGLLHLILLTPEYQLV encoded by the coding sequence ATGAGTGCAGAGGTACATTCGCAAGATTATCAGAGAATGGCGCATCTGCTGCGCCGGGCGGGTTTCGGAGCCGATCGAGACACAGTGCTCGCCTGCTTAAAAGAGGGTTTTGATGCCACCATCCACAAGCTTGTCCACTACGACGAGGTGCTTGGCCCCGATACTTTCGAGGCCATGGAAGACCGGCAGCTCAACGACATTCTTGATCAAAACAACATTGCCGATCTTCAGATATGGTGGCTCAATCGAATGGTGCAGACGGATAGGCCGTTACAAGAGAAGATGACCCTGTTTTGGCACGGCCACTTCGCGACGGCCTATTCTAAAGTGAATTCTGCGCGATTGATGTTTCAGCAGAACCAGCTGTTCCGCCGCCATGCCGTCGGTAATTTTCATGAACTCACGCTAGCCGTGTCGAAAGACCCTGCGATGATCTGGTATCTCGATAACAACACCAATCGCAAGGGGCACCCCAATGAGAACTACGCACGCGAATTGATGGAGCTTTTTACGTTGGGCATCGGTCACTACACCGAGCAGGACGTGCGTGAGAGCGCTAGAGCCTTCACCGGTTGGACGTTCAACCGCCTTACCGGTGAGTATGTATTTCTCCCCCGTCAGCATGATGACGGCATAAAGACCTTTCTTGGGCAAACGGGCAACTTCAACGGGGACGACATCGTGAACATCATCATGCAACAGCCCGCCTGTGCTCCCTTTATCTGCACTAAGCTGTTTAAGTTCTTCATTCACGAAAACCCCACACCGGAGGAGGTACGGCCTTTCGCAGAGATTTTCCGCAAGTCCAACTACGAGATAAAGCCCGTGCTTGAAGCCATGTTCCGTTCACCTGTTTTCTACTCGGAAAAGGCCATGTGGAGCAAGGTTAAAAGCCCTACGGACTTCGTGGTCAGTGCGGTTCGTGCGACAGGAGCGCAGGTCCCCGTGCGATTTCTTCCTGCAGCGATGCGGGCGATGAACCAAGAGCTGTTCAACCCACCCAGCGTGAAAGGATGGGATGGAGGGCTTACCTGGATCAACACAACTACGTTGATGGCACGGTTCAACTTTGCTATGCAGCTTGCCCGACTGAATGAAGAGAACCAGCCCTTGTTGGCCAGCCTAGAGCAACAGATCGCCGAGAACCAGCTGCGCAGTGCAGAGGCTATTGTAGACTATTTGGCCGAGCGCGTGCTGCACCGCCCGGTGATGGAGAAGACCCGCGATATTCTGGTGAACTATATGAACACCGAGCGAACAGGCACCTACCAGCCGTTTACCATTGCGAATACGGGGCGTATCCCTCGGGACAAGCTGATGAAAGTTCATGGCCTACTTCACCTGATTCTGCTGACCCCGGAGTATCAACTGGTTTAA
- a CDS encoding DUF1501 domain-containing protein produces MRTTRREFIRNGLTFLSFGMMAPSSLVRAAAELTDENGRSKAGTGNILVVLQMFGGNDGLNTLIPYTNPLYYQNRPTIGIPKDQVLPISNSVGLHPSMSALRQLFEKGHVAVVQGVGYPNPNFSHFRSQEIWQTADPVSTVVREGWLGRYFDDDGHLRENPLAGINIGGELPRALYSDFGSVVSMQNPNAFQLQTIAPAEHNAEIAAFTALYSQGTMANSTDDLVRKLGLEAYTCSERIRKALQAEANQQDDEPGSPTGRTLDAPSYVGRTGQMSPLARNLHTIAQLIKADLGTKIFYVSTGGFDTHANQFPTQARLLQDLSDSLAAFYAELEQIGVADRVTLVTFSEFGRRVQENASGGTDHGAGSCLFVMGGAVRGGFYGEYPPLDDLYLGNLKFNVDFRQVYATLLDKWLGVSSQKILNGSFTNLPLFA; encoded by the coding sequence ATGCGAACGACACGTCGTGAATTTATTCGAAACGGGTTAACCTTCCTTTCGTTTGGAATGATGGCTCCTAGCAGCCTGGTGCGTGCTGCTGCCGAGCTGACAGATGAAAACGGTCGCTCGAAAGCCGGCACGGGAAACATTCTTGTGGTGCTGCAGATGTTCGGAGGGAATGATGGGCTCAACACGCTCATTCCCTACACGAACCCTCTATACTATCAGAACCGACCCACTATCGGTATTCCAAAAGATCAGGTGCTGCCTATCTCCAACTCGGTTGGGCTACATCCCTCCATGTCGGCTTTACGGCAGCTTTTTGAAAAGGGACATGTTGCAGTGGTGCAGGGAGTAGGCTATCCCAACCCGAATTTCTCTCACTTCCGCAGCCAAGAGATATGGCAGACCGCCGACCCGGTGTCCACGGTGGTACGAGAGGGATGGCTGGGGCGTTACTTTGACGACGATGGACACCTAAGAGAGAATCCGTTGGCGGGTATCAACATAGGAGGCGAGCTTCCTCGTGCGCTCTACAGTGACTTCGGCTCGGTTGTCTCCATGCAGAACCCCAACGCTTTCCAGCTACAGACGATCGCTCCCGCCGAGCACAACGCCGAGATCGCCGCTTTTACCGCGCTCTACTCGCAGGGCACCATGGCCAACAGCACCGACGACCTCGTGCGGAAGCTGGGACTAGAGGCCTACACCTGTAGCGAGCGCATTCGCAAGGCGCTGCAGGCCGAGGCAAACCAGCAAGATGACGAGCCTGGAAGCCCAACAGGGCGCACGCTGGATGCGCCCAGCTACGTGGGACGGACAGGACAGATGTCGCCGCTTGCGCGTAATCTGCATACCATTGCGCAGTTGATTAAAGCCGACCTCGGCACCAAAATATTCTATGTCTCGACCGGAGGCTTCGATACCCACGCAAACCAGTTCCCAACGCAAGCCCGACTGTTGCAAGACCTTTCCGACTCGCTGGCGGCTTTCTACGCCGAGTTGGAGCAGATCGGGGTAGCCGATCGTGTTACGTTAGTGACTTTCTCCGAGTTCGGACGCAGGGTGCAAGAGAACGCTTCTGGAGGCACGGATCACGGCGCAGGCAGCTGTCTGTTTGTGATGGGCGGAGCCGTGCGAGGTGGCTTCTACGGCGAGTATCCGCCGCTGGACGATCTCTATCTGGGCAACCTGAAGTTCAATGTGGATTTCCGTCAGGTTTATGCCACGCTGCTCGACAAGTGGCTTGGCGTCTCCTCCCAGAAGATACTTAACGGAAGTTTCACTAACCTCCCGTTGTTCGCCTAA
- a CDS encoding alpha/beta hydrolase family protein has protein sequence MIKRNLPFVPPLSCPPTLAEWQEQRERIKQTLLSLLGDLPPKSTPEVEQLECGQREGVRFERFRFHNGDPLGGEGAIVTGYLLFPQQLDRPAPAIQYLHWHGGEYDVGKEQLWRRGARGTSIAQELVSRGYMVLAIDAYGFGERAGTGPDGPEERGGQEEASWAKLNLWYGRTLWGMMLRDEQLALDYLLTRPEVDGQRVAAMGMSMGSTRAWWHMAVDERVRCGIGIACLTRYQNLIQTGALATHGIYFFVPNFLRHFDTEAVVALCAPRPLLLLNGELDRSTPVPGVEAINAAVEAIYALYEQPANYRSLVYPNIGHEWTPAMWEELFQWLEMHL, from the coding sequence ATGATAAAGCGCAACCTTCCTTTTGTGCCGCCCCTATCTTGCCCCCCAACGTTGGCGGAATGGCAAGAGCAACGCGAGCGAATAAAGCAAACGCTCCTCTCACTCCTGGGCGATCTTCCTCCAAAATCTACTCCCGAGGTCGAACAGCTTGAATGCGGACAGCGTGAAGGAGTGCGATTTGAACGTTTCCGATTCCATAACGGCGACCCACTTGGCGGTGAGGGTGCGATCGTGACGGGATATCTTCTCTTTCCGCAACAGCTAGACCGCCCCGCCCCTGCTATTCAGTATCTTCATTGGCACGGTGGGGAGTACGATGTGGGGAAAGAGCAACTTTGGCGACGTGGTGCGCGAGGAACCTCCATTGCACAAGAGCTTGTATCTCGAGGCTATATGGTTCTGGCCATAGATGCCTATGGCTTCGGAGAACGCGCTGGCACCGGCCCCGATGGCCCGGAGGAACGAGGCGGCCAAGAAGAGGCCTCTTGGGCAAAACTGAACCTTTGGTACGGACGCACCTTATGGGGCATGATGCTTCGAGATGAGCAGCTTGCCCTCGACTATCTGCTGACGCGTCCTGAAGTGGATGGTCAACGAGTCGCTGCCATGGGCATGAGCATGGGCAGCACCCGAGCCTGGTGGCATATGGCCGTGGATGAGCGCGTGCGATGCGGCATCGGCATCGCCTGCCTTACCCGTTACCAAAACCTTATACAGACTGGTGCCTTAGCTACCCACGGCATCTACTTCTTTGTGCCCAACTTCCTTCGCCATTTCGACACCGAAGCTGTTGTCGCCTTGTGCGCCCCCAGGCCCCTGTTGCTCTTGAACGGCGAACTCGATCGCAGCACACCGGTACCCGGAGTTGAGGCGATCAATGCGGCCGTTGAAGCGATATACGCCCTCTACGAGCAGCCGGCAAATTATCGAAGCCTGGTCTACCCTAACATCGGCCACGAATGGACACCCGCCATGTGGGAAGAGCTATTTCAATGGCTTGAAATGCATTTGTGA